A window from Drosophila miranda strain MSH22 chromosome Y unlocalized genomic scaffold, D.miranda_PacBio2.1 Contig_Y2_pilon, whole genome shotgun sequence encodes these proteins:
- the LOC117193313 gene encoding calcium release-activated calcium channel protein 1-like, whose translation MAALRNIPKNTVAMVEVQLDPDTKVPPGMLVAFAICTTMLVAVHMLAFMISTCILPNIEVVCNLHSISLVHESPHERLHWYIETTWAFSTLLGLILFLLEIAILCWVKFYDLSPPAAWSACVVLIPVMIIFLAFAIHFYRSLVTHKYEGTVSGIRELEILKEQMEQDHLEHHNNHNRNNGIHYGAAGDIV comes from the coding sequence GTGGCGATGGTGGAGGTGCAGCTGGACCCCGACACAAAGGTTCCGCCCGGAATGCTAGTGGCGTTTGCGATCTGCACCACTATGCTGGTGGCCGTGCATATGCTGGCTTTTATGATTAGCACCTGCATCCTGCCGAACATCGAGGTAGTGTGCAACCTGCACAGCATCTCCCTGGTGCACGAGTCGCCGCACGAGCGCCTGCACTGGTACATTGAGACGACGTGGGCATTTTCGACGCTGCTGGGGTTGATCCTATTCCTGCTGGAGATAGCCATACTGTGCTGGGTAAAGTTCTATGATCTGAGCCCGCCGGCGGCCTGGTCGGCCTGCGTGGTGCTGATACCCGTGATGATTATCTTCCTGGCTTTCGCCATACACTTCTATCGGTCTCTGGTGACGCACAAGTACGAGGGGACGGTCTCCGGCATACGGGAGCTGGAGATCCTCAAGGAGCAGATGGAACAGGATCACCTCGAGCACCATAACAACCATAATCGCAATAACGGCATCCACTACGGTGCCGCCGGCGACATCGTTTAG